GCAAAAGCGGATAACAAATTTAATCTTGTGGTTTGCCATACTCAGGCATTTCAGGATTGGCTTTAGAATACTGATGAGGGACCTCTGAGCAAAGGGTGTCACACGGTTAGGTTTTTCCGGCCAAGTCGGTTTTTAATTCATCATGGAGCGTTGTATTTATGTGTGCAAATGGAACGTCGAGTAAATCATAATCAGCCTAATCGTCTGACTATCGTACAATGTCATCAATGCTTTCATCGCTGCGGATAATCATGCCTGTCGGCAGGGCCAAATTCCATAAAGAAGACGATTATCGAGCTTGGCGCAGAACTTTCAACAGGTTTTTCATTTCAACAAAGAATCAATTTATACGTTAGCCTAATCCTTGACGCAACGAATCGAAAATCCCATTTTCTTGTCCAACTGATAAAATATAAGCTCTGGAGTGCTGAATTCCATTGCACAAAAATATCCCCATTTGTTATTATTGGGGAATTCTGTTAAAGACCAAAAATTGGCGTGAGTTCCAAAGTTGCAGTAATCCCAATGGCTGTAGCCATTTCCACGATTCCCATAAGGCAACGCGTTGAACCCGCTCACGTTAGTAGCGCCTGCATTGGGGCTTTTCCAATTCAAGGTTCCCATCTCTTTCATTTTACCGCCGGCCACTGAACTACCGCCCAAGAATTCTGCCATGGTATCCCACTCTAAACGACTGGGCACATGCCAACCTTCTGGAGCGATTTTGCGGCTGTCGGCGGTAGCGAACCAATTGTAGAGCAATCCAAAGGTATTTATTCCGTTATTATAACTGCAACATGCTCCTGTAGTTAAATTTTTCCAAGCTGCAGAGTCAGAAATTATGGGGATTGCCTCCCCGTTTCTGTAATGTTTTACTTTAAGGTTTTCCGCCATCCACCATTGAGTGCCGATTTTCACTGTCCTATAATTATTGCCGTCGACATCCGAAACGGTCCCGGTAATTTCATCTTGTGGTTCGGTCGGAGATTTTTTATCACCGCAGCCGTTGATGATAAGCAGACCGAACACAGCGATCATCATCCGCTCAATACATCGAGTCACGTTCATCGTACACTCCTTTAAGCTTGGGTGAGATTTGTTTTTGTTCTGGGCAGTTCAAAAAGCGTGCCAATACGGCGCGATTGCTATGGGCGGGGTAATGTTTTGATTTTTATAAGCGGTTGCCGCCGGCTGTCGAGAGCGGGAGCTATGCAGCAGAAGATTTTTTACTAGATTTGACCTCACTGCGGTGGCGACGAGGTTTTAAATTACTTTAGATTCTTTATTTTGGGGAAGAGAATGTTTTGTTTTACCAAAAATGGTATTTTTCTAAGCAAGTCTATTCATCGGAGCAGAAAAATTTTTCAGCGTGCAGTGAGGTGATTGTTTACTGTTTGAGGATTTTGGATTGAAGGCAAGTGATTGAAAGTCCCGAAGCTGCCGCATGAGCAACGGCAGCCCCGGGATCCGGTTGGCGTCAACACGGAAAAGTTAAGCCGGAAAAGGAGTTTTTCTTTTTCCTAAAAATTGATCTCCATGCCCAACCGCACGGCCATGGGCGGTTGATAGCGCGAGGCCAGGCCGTATAGCGGATTGGGATTGATGCTCTGGCCCTCTTCATCCAGGTTATAGTAATGGATCTGTTCATAGTTCACCGGGCTACGCATACTGCCGATGTGGAGGATGTCGAGAAGGAGCCGTGGTTTCAGCGACAGATTGGCAAAGCGGCCCAATGAGTAGGCCAGCCGCAGATTGAGCTCCCAGATCGGTGGGGTTCTGCCTTTGGAGCCCCGTGATCCGATAAATCGATTGTACGGCGGCCCCATCTCGGATCCGCCCAGTTCGCTGAGCGGCGTACCGCTCTGCCAGATGAACCACGCGCCGGCCTGCAGATTTTCGGACAAGCCCATGGAACCGGAGAATTTGGCCACATGGGTGCGATCGTTGGGCAGAAGGCCGCCGGCATTGATGGTGGTCTCCAAGATGTCCCAGGATCCATTGGTATTAGGGAAGGAATAGTTATAATCGGAATTGAATAATCCGGGGTAATTGCCCTCTGTTCTGGACCAGACATACGAAGCCAGGAACCCCGTTCGACCATCAAAAGATTTCTCCGCTCTCAGTTCAATGGCTTTATACTCACGTTTCATTTTTGGATAGAGTGCCAGTGCGCCTTTGCCCGGATTATCGAACCAAAAATCACCAGTGTTCGGATCCATGCCATCCTCAAGGCCCTGACGTAATGTGTTGTAAACGCCGTGCACCCCCAGTTTGATTTTATCTGTTGCCTGCAGTTCATAGCCGAGAGCCCAGCCATCATAATATTGGCCGCCCAGATCCTTCAGCTGCGGACGTGAACTGATTTTGGAATCAAATCCATGGTCTGGATTTGCCGATGCCTGTCGAGGATCCACTAAATAATATTGAAAAGAGGTGACTGCGTCGATCATCAAATAACCGACGGAAAGCCAGGTGTTGAGTTCCTGATAAAAACGACCAAACGAGAGATACAGCTTTTGCGGCGTCTCTTTTCCGGGTTGATAGATGATCCCCAGTCTCGGTTGATACTGGTTGGTGATGCTTTGGCCCAATTTACCGGTGGACGCCATTAAATACTGTCCGTCCCAGCGCAGGCCGGCCTGCATTTGCAGCCGATCGGTCGCTTGCCAGGAATCCTGGAGGAATGCTGCCGGGAATCGATGGCGCACGGTGCCGGCTGCGGATGTTTGATAGACGAAATAATTCGCTTCACCTGTTTGCATGATCGCACTTCCTCTGAGATCATGATTCAGGCGATTATCGCGATACTCAACGCCGGTTTTCAGAGTATGCTGTGCGATCAGATAAGTAGCTTTGAGCCCCACCGTCGCGACCGTGGAACGGTCATCAATAAGAGTGGGGGGGCCTCCTGACCACTGGCCGGATAGATCGATATACAGCGCTTCTGCCGATCCTCTGTCGGTCGCAGGTACATTTTTTTCCAGGCGTGATAATCGCGACGCATAGCTTTCCAGTAAAAGTCGCGGGCTAAAGGTATGGCGACCCAGGTAGGAGACATTGAATCCGCCCCGTCGAATATCCGATAGATAGGGATCCGGGTTGGCCAGACTGGTCGGCGTGCCGAAAGAGCCGAAGGTGTCGCCCACGCCGCGACGATCTTGTGGGTCGCCGAGCAGCGTCAGGGTCAGATTATTTTTGCTGCCGGCTTGCCAGGTTAATTTGCCGGCAAAACTGTGGGTGACGGAATGATCGCTAAAATACGCCAATCCAGGGATCTGCACCTGCTCACGTTCAAAAGTGGGATTGTAGGCGATGGAAAACCAGAGTTGATCGCGCACAATAGGGCCGCCCAGACGAAAGCCGGCATCATATTGGCTGTAATCTCCTTTGGGCGGTTTGATCATGGGTTGACGGGGTTCGCCGGCAATCCGGTTGTTGGCAAAAAAGCCGAACGCCTGACCGTGAAATTCATTGCCGCCGGAATAGGTGATCACATTGATGGAGCCTCCCAGGGAGCTGCGATATTCCGCTTGATAACCGCCCGTAATGACCTCTACCTCCTGGACGAAATTGTAGGGCAGATTGGTGCCGGTGAGATTGCGAAAGGGATCGGTCACATCCATGCCGTCAATGGTGTATTTGTTCTCGAGCCCGGTTGCCCCCGCCATGTTGAGGCCATCGCCCAGGTAGCTCGTGTTCACCTGGGGCAGCAGCGCGGCCACGCTGCGATAGTTGCGCTCAACCGGCATTTGGGCAATGATCTTTGCTGAAAGATTGCCGCCGTTGACCGTGCTGGTTGGATCTATGGAATAGGCGGCGCCGGACACCGTTACATCGGGCATGGCAACAGACTGGGCCTGAAGGAGAATGGCGCCGAGAGACGTGGTTGTTCCCAGTCCAATGGTGATACGCTCCACTGTCACGGGTTTGTAGGCGACATGATTGATTCGCAGAGTATACTCGCCGACCGGCAAGGCAGCGATGCGAAGCCGACCATGACGATCGGTGATCGTGCCACGCACGCCTTGCAGCGCTTCACTGCTCAATTGAATATTGACGCCTTCAATCGGTTTAGAGGCGCTGTCCAGAATCCGGCCCTCTAAACATCCACCGGTGCTTTGTGCTTGCACCGGCCCGCCGGCCAGCAGATAGATGAACAGGCCTAGACAAAACCAGTTGATCTTCATAGCTGCCTCCCCAAAAAAACTTTTACTTTGCATGCTGTTTTTCTTTTACGCCTACAAAAAATATGCCGCCTTTGCCAACAAGGTAAGTTGTTGTTTTTCTTATCGGCTTTCTCAGCCGAGCGGCTTGCGTCTTTAATCTGCTGCTCAGTTTTATCAGTTTTGGGAAAGGGTGATGGGATCGCTCAGTTTTTATTAATGTTGGAGTTTATTGTTTTGGTAAGAAATGCTGCCTGGTTCCCCGATTCTGAAAAGCCATTCCTGAGTCAGCGCTCAAGTGGATTCCCCGTTATCCCGGCGTTGAATCTTTAATTTGACCATTTTGTTGTGCAGCGTTTGAACGGGAATCTTCAGCGCGCGCGCGGCGCGGGTCTGGCTCCAGTGGTTGTTTTTCAACGCCAGGCGAATGAGGTTCGCCTCATAAGCGTCGACCTGTTCACCCAGCGAAGGTTGCACGGATTCATCCTGGTCGAGTGAAAATTTACCGGCCCATTCTTGTTGCAGGTCCGGCGGCAGATCCGCCCTGGTCAAGGTGGTGGTTTCTGCATGCACATGGGTCATCAGGCGTTCGATGAAATTCTCCAGCTCACGGATGTTTCCCGGCCACGGCCTGGTCTTGATGAATTCCAGCACCTGGGCGCTGAAGGCGCTGACTTTTTTATGCTGTTCGGCGGCAAATTTTTCCAGGAAATGGCCGGCCAACAGGGCGATATCTTGCCCGCGCTCCTGCAGAGAGGGGACTTGGATGGGATACACATACAAGCGATAAAAAAGATCCTCACGAAACAGCCCCTCCTGAACCCGTTTTTCCAGCGAAGAGCTGGCTGCGGCGATGACGCGCACATTGACCTTGCGAATCTTGTTGCCGCCCACCGGTCGAATTTCGCCCTCCTGTAAAACGCGCAACAGCTTGGACTGCATTTCCATGGGAAGATTGACTATTTCATCCATAAACAACGTACCTTGATCAGCCTCTTCGATCAGCCCCTTGCGATCCATCGTAGAGCCGGTAAATGCGCCCTTGACATGGCCGAGCATCTCGCTTTCAAACAGAGCGGATGGAATGGCGCCGCAATCGATCGCTACGAACGGCGCCTGGCTGCGTTCGCTTATTTTATGAATAGCCCGTGCGACCAACTCTTTGCCGGTGCCGCTGGGTCCCTGCAGCATCACCCGGACATCGCAACGGCCGGCCGCTTCAATCGCTTGCAGCAAGGCAATGAATTTTTCACTTCTGCCGATCAATCCGAGATTGGCATATTTTTTTAACAGCACTGATTCCGGAATGGGATGCTCAAAGAAAATCTGCAGCTGTTGAATGTTGTTGAAGAAGGGGGTGATGATCTGGCCGAATTTCAGCAGGTAGTCAAGGTCCTTTTCGTCGAAACGGCCGTCCTCTTTCTTATTAATCAGTACGATGGAACCGATGACGGTACGGCTGCTGCGGATGGGAATGCCTATAGCCGAACGGTAAGCGTCGCTCTTGAATTTGAGGCCGGAAAATTTACTATCATGGATCAAATCATGGCTGAGCAAGCTGTTGCCCGAATGCATGATATAACCACTGGTGTGGAGCTGAATCTCGTGCAGCTGGGCATCATGAGCTTTCGGACTTTGGCGGTTGACCGTGCGCAGGGTTTCGCGGGTGCGCGGATTCACCAGCAGCAGGATGGCGTTCTCCGCCCCCAGCAGAAAGGCTGCCTGTTCTGTGATGATGCGTACAATTTCCTCTATATCGCCTTGTGCATTCAAAACCGCGACCAAATCGATTAATTCGGCATACGATGGCAGGTCGCCTGCTCGTGGCCCCGCCGGCTGAGGATTCTGGCTGTTCATAGTGCGCTCGATAAGGCTGTGACCACTAGTTCGACCTATTCGCTACAAGCCGGGCAAGCCGCGCCTGAGCCGCGTCGGTCATGAATTTGAATTCAGAATCGCAGTCTCGCCACTGCTGCAAAAACCGTCGATACGCTTTGACGGCCTCGTCCGGCTGGTTGATTTTTTCATAGATCTCGGCGCAGCGCAACAGGGCTGGTGCAAGATAGGGAAAATCCAGAAACCAGGTCTCGCCGATGGACTGGTACCAATTTAACGCCTCCTCATAGCGGCCGAGACGGTTCAACGACTCCGCTCGCAGATACCGTGGAAACGCGGTATTGAATACAGGATTCACATAAAGCGGAAATCTGACCACGAGGGGTTCTTTTTCCAGAATGGCCAGGGCGACGGCGGGGTGATTCTGCCGCATGGCCTCCAGCGCCTGCAGGGTTCCGGCCCAGATGCGCAGAAGCGAGCCCGCTTCGATGGGTGAAGGTTCTTTCAGCAACTGCTGACTGAGAGATAGAGTCCGGCTGGAATCTCCGCGAAAATGGTTCAGTAATCCCAATGTGTACAATTGGATAGGAGTAATATATTCCGGAACCTGTTTGAGATCCCAATCCGTTGCGCCCGATAGGGGCCTCCTATCCACCCGCCATTTTGCCATGGCTTGAAGCTCAACGCTAAGATCGGCAGTGGGCGCATGATATAAAAGGAAGGGACTGAACAAAGAACGAAATAATCTTCCATACCCCTTGCGATACCTATTCATGCTATCCAGCTTGCCGGTGGCCGCTTGCCATTTGCCAAGGCTAAGATCGAACACGGCAAGGTATAAATAACCGTATGTCTGGGCTTTTTCTAATCGAGACGGATGCAAAAGGGCCCGCGCCAACGGTATGACGCTGCTCAAGTCCCTCGCATTGACGGCGCTGTTCTCAATACCGCAATGTAACAGCACATCGTCCTGGCTCAGAGCTTGCTGAAAAATTTTTTTCTGTGTGACCGGATCATCATCGAGAAAGGCACGTGGAGCAATGGCGGCCCATGCCCAAGTATGATCAGGGCTGAAGCGTTTCAGTTTGGCGATGATGGAATCGATTTCCGTTCGATCACCCCGCTTGAGTGCGGGCATCAGCATTTGCTGATAATAAGCGCCGTTTTCCGGATCCAGCGAGAGCAATTTTTCGAACAGCGGATATGTTTCGCGTATGGAATGGCCAAAAAAGTTCGCCCATTGAAGCCAGTTGCATGCCAAGTTCTCCCAACCGAAAATATCATCCGGATATCTGGCGACGATTTGTCGATATTCGCTCATCGCCCTCTCACATTCACCGGAGATGCTGGCCTCTTGCGCCATCATCAGGAGCCGATCGTGTTCCGAGGTCTTGGCGCTGCTGTGCAACGCCCGGTTCAAGTCGGATTTTGCTTCTTCGACATTAATCAGAAAACCATAATTTACCAGACTACGACGAAACCAGGCCAGTGCGAAAGATGAATCGTACTGCACCGCCTGGCTGTAGAGAGCATGCGCATCTTCAAAAAGGCCGTGGCGGTCCGCTTTCAAGCCCTCCAAGTACGCTTTGAGCGCCGGCAGGGAGCGAGTGGTTTTGTTCTCCAGCAAGTCATTGCGCGCCGTCAGGCTTTTCGAGTATCTGGAGAGAACCTGCAAACTCACACCGTCGACCAATTCAAACGGCCGCTTCGCCGGGCTATCGGCAGAAAGGGGAATGGAGCGGTTGTCTTTGGCATTCAGATCATACAGCGTGGCGCTGAAACGCAGCCGACCCTCGGCGGCGAACAGGCTGCCGAGAATAACATAACCGGCGCCGAAAAAACGGGCGATGCTTTCCGCCTCATCGATGGTGACCTCTTTTTTTCGCAGCAGTTTAATCTGGTTCAGCACGGCGCGAGGGTCAACGCTGCGCAGATCGCCGACGCTGTTCAGGTTGGTATACAGCAGGTCCATCATCCCTTCTTCCAGGTAGCTGTAGTCAGGAGCGCCACGCACGTTGAAAGGAAATATGGCAAATACTTTTTCGGTATTCGCAACCGTCGGTTTTTCAACTGAATGCCAATGCGGCGCCAAAAGGAACAGCATTAAAAGGCAAAACAGCGCGGCGATGCCGACCAGAATTTT
This window of the bacterium genome carries:
- a CDS encoding protein kinase: MLGRQIGHFKIVEQLGAGGMGIVYKALDKKLDRTVALKFLPPELTHDGEAKERFIVEAKSASALDHPNICTIHEIGETKHGQLYIAMGCYEGATLQQKIRASVESSEQSGSSSAPPSTDRLKSLEEIIDIAIQIAQGLASAHAKGIIHRDIKPANVIITKSGSVKILDFGLAKLAHQSGITKTGSTPGTVAHMSPEQTRGEQIDQRADLWALGVVLYEMVAGRLPFKGECDAAILYAIVNLPPEPVQKFHPDVPTQLAGVIERALQKDPRDRYQTAEEFIQALQACWSSDAVTPSGALNKNKRPGASKKRKILVGIAALFCLLMLFLLAPHWHSVEKPTVANTEKVFAIFPFNVRGAPDYSYLEEGMMDLLYTNLNSVGDLRSVDPRAVLNQIKLLRKKEVTIDEAESIARFFGAGYVILGSLFAAEGRLRFSATLYDLNAKDNRSIPLSADSPAKRPFELVDGVSLQVLSRYSKSLTARNDLLENKTTRSLPALKAYLEGLKADRHGLFEDAHALYSQAVQYDSSFALAWFRRSLVNYGFLINVEEAKSDLNRALHSSAKTSEHDRLLMMAQEASISGECERAMSEYRQIVARYPDDIFGWENLACNWLQWANFFGHSIRETYPLFEKLLSLDPENGAYYQQMLMPALKRGDRTEIDSIIAKLKRFSPDHTWAWAAIAPRAFLDDDPVTQKKIFQQALSQDDVLLHCGIENSAVNARDLSSVIPLARALLHPSRLEKAQTYGYLYLAVFDLSLGKWQAATGKLDSMNRYRKGYGRLFRSLFSPFLLYHAPTADLSVELQAMAKWRVDRRPLSGATDWDLKQVPEYITPIQLYTLGLLNHFRGDSSRTLSLSQQLLKEPSPIEAGSLLRIWAGTLQALEAMRQNHPAVALAILEKEPLVVRFPLYVNPVFNTAFPRYLRAESLNRLGRYEEALNWYQSIGETWFLDFPYLAPALLRCAEIYEKINQPDEAVKAYRRFLQQWRDCDSEFKFMTDAAQARLARLVANRSN
- a CDS encoding TonB-dependent receptor, which translates into the protein MKINWFCLGLFIYLLAGGPVQAQSTGGCLEGRILDSASKPIEGVNIQLSSEALQGVRGTITDRHGRLRIAALPVGEYTLRINHVAYKPVTVERITIGLGTTTSLGAILLQAQSVAMPDVTVSGAAYSIDPTSTVNGGNLSAKIIAQMPVERNYRSVAALLPQVNTSYLGDGLNMAGATGLENKYTIDGMDVTDPFRNLTGTNLPYNFVQEVEVITGGYQAEYRSSLGGSINVITYSGGNEFHGQAFGFFANNRIAGEPRQPMIKPPKGDYSQYDAGFRLGGPIVRDQLWFSIAYNPTFEREQVQIPGLAYFSDHSVTHSFAGKLTWQAGSKNNLTLTLLGDPQDRRGVGDTFGSFGTPTSLANPDPYLSDIRRGGFNVSYLGRHTFSPRLLLESYASRLSRLEKNVPATDRGSAEALYIDLSGQWSGGPPTLIDDRSTVATVGLKATYLIAQHTLKTGVEYRDNRLNHDLRGSAIMQTGEANYFVYQTSAAGTVRHRFPAAFLQDSWQATDRLQMQAGLRWDGQYLMASTGKLGQSITNQYQPRLGIIYQPGKETPQKLYLSFGRFYQELNTWLSVGYLMIDAVTSFQYYLVDPRQASANPDHGFDSKISSRPQLKDLGGQYYDGWALGYELQATDKIKLGVHGVYNTLRQGLEDGMDPNTGDFWFDNPGKGALALYPKMKREYKAIELRAEKSFDGRTGFLASYVWSRTEGNYPGLFNSDYNYSFPNTNGSWDILETTINAGGLLPNDRTHVAKFSGSMGLSENLQAGAWFIWQSGTPLSELGGSEMGPPYNRFIGSRGSKGRTPPIWELNLRLAYSLGRFANLSLKPRLLLDILHIGSMRSPVNYEQIHYYNLDEEGQSINPNPLYGLASRYQPPMAVRLGMEINF
- a CDS encoding sigma-54-dependent Fis family transcriptional regulator, which produces MNSQNPQPAGPRAGDLPSYAELIDLVAVLNAQGDIEEIVRIITEQAAFLLGAENAILLLVNPRTRETLRTVNRQSPKAHDAQLHEIQLHTSGYIMHSGNSLLSHDLIHDSKFSGLKFKSDAYRSAIGIPIRSSRTVIGSIVLINKKEDGRFDEKDLDYLLKFGQIITPFFNNIQQLQIFFEHPIPESVLLKKYANLGLIGRSEKFIALLQAIEAAGRCDVRVMLQGPSGTGKELVARAIHKISERSQAPFVAIDCGAIPSALFESEMLGHVKGAFTGSTMDRKGLIEEADQGTLFMDEIVNLPMEMQSKLLRVLQEGEIRPVGGNKIRKVNVRVIAAASSSLEKRVQEGLFREDLFYRLYVYPIQVPSLQERGQDIALLAGHFLEKFAAEQHKKVSAFSAQVLEFIKTRPWPGNIRELENFIERLMTHVHAETTTLTRADLPPDLQQEWAGKFSLDQDESVQPSLGEQVDAYEANLIRLALKNNHWSQTRAARALKIPVQTLHNKMVKLKIQRRDNGEST